The window AATATGCTGTTTGGGGGACTGAGTGAATTCAAACGATGAATGGACATGGTGAGATGAATTAACATTAATGAACAGGAATCCGCTGCTCTTTGAGCAGGATATTATGAGTCCAAATTGTCAGTGGAACACCTGCACAAGCAGAACATCAAAATAGGAGAGAGTGAAGCATGAAATCTCATATTTGCgctgtgattttaaaatttttgtgaaaatgatattttaagaaataagtttatatttttaacataaaagtATCTATATCTAGTCTATGTCTATTTATAGAttaagtgtgtgtatatagattTCTATTTTGgggtaaagaaagaaaatcgGGAACTTCTGTCCATACTTCACCAACTTTGTTCATTTTGGTCTCAACTGTGACATTTTTAGGAGTTTGGATAGCAGAGACAAAGACTTTATGTCTCCCAAGTGTTCACTAGACATTGCAATTAAACAGCTATTAGCAGCACTGCTGATACACGTTTTAGAAAGCGAGGAGTGAATGATGCTGCTGgtaaatccttttcttttccattcattgtgtgttttcttgaattttctCTTGTGAAAATTCCTGGGATTCAATTTCTTTCTGGTAGAAAAGACCTGAATAAGGTGAAGAAAACCCAGAGAAAACGCCTGTCTCTTATAGCTATGAATTGATAATACCTTTTTTATGCCTGTGCTTAATGTCTTTCGTGTACGCCTTATGTCGATAGTGGGCAGTAATAAAAGCATCTCTGGGAAACAGAAACACTTGGGTTTTAAACAAGATAAAAAATGAGATGTGTTGCCTTGTGCTagagaaacaaaggaaatgcaaaggtTGTGGGAGTATTTAGTGTTGCTATCCTCAGCCTTTGTTTTGTAAGAACAAGAACAGAGAATTgaagtaaacaaaatatttggacCTGATCCTGCAATTCCTACATGGGCAAAATTCCCAACAGTCTCAAGggaagttttgtttgtgttgggAAAGCCGGATTTGGGCCCATTGTTTCCAGTTAGGAACCAGACTTGTGTTTATTATCTCATGATAGACATCTTATGTACTTAACAGCTCGGATTCCTCAGCTGGAGTCCCTGAATCTGGAAGAGTTAGCAAGTGCCTCACTTTCCCCCTCCTTCAAGCGTATTTAAGTTccagatgatttaaaaaatcactttcttctGTAATGCTTAGTTTCCTGTGACACTCCTGCCTCACTCCTCCTGTTGGATTTAAAGGTCTTGGCTTTCGTCTTGCATGTGCATGATAAGAACGGTAGTactttctgcttgctttcctttggTATTAAAGATTATACAAGATGAAGAGCAATCAGTGGACAGCAGGCCCGGTGCCTCCCAGTATGAGATTGTCTTTGCAAGTATATGTAGTTCATCCAGGATAAAATTGCTGACTGACGGTTGTGCAGTCAGTGACCTCTCTGTGAATGGAACTTAATGGAAAGCATCCTAATCTGGAGGATTTAACCTGGGGAGCATTCTCCTTTTCTGGAGGGTCTTtacagagaaaagtaaaaaaaaatcatagaataatgGGTTGGCAAGGTGTGTaatggttttggctgggatagagttaattttcttactagcagctggtatagtgctgtgttttggatttaggatgagaacaatgttgataacacactgatatttttagttgttgccaagcagtcaaggactttgcagcttctcatactgccctgccaacgagaaggcggggggtgcccaagaagctgggaggggacacagctaggacagatGACCCAAAccggccaaagggatattccataccatatgatgtcatgctcataTACTTTGAGGGTTGGCCGGGAGGCagtgcagctcaggaactagctgagcgctggttctgggtggtgagcaattgtgctatgcatcacttgttttgtatattcttcttcttcttcgttgtcttcttcttcctccttctcctcctcctcctcttcttcttcttcttcttcttcttcgtCGTcgtcttcttcttcttcttcttcttcttcttcttccgctgtcatcatcatcatcatctcccttttctgtcctattaaactgtctttatctcaaccttttatctttttgatcctctccctcatcccactgtggggggcagtgagcaaatgactgtgtggttgttttagctgcctgccaggttaaactgCGACACAAGGGAACTTGAGAGATTATCCACGTCAAGATCCCTGCCCTACAGCAAGATCAGATATAGCTAAATCTTCCCTGATTAAGGATTTTCTGTTGCATTAAGATATTGTTAATACTACAGATGCCTTGTGCAATTCTATTTGCAGATTGCTGATTTTGGACTCTCCAACCTTTATCACAAAGACAAGTTTCTGCAGACCTTTTGTGGAAGCCCACTGTATGCTTCCCCTGAAATAGTTAATGGACGACCTTACAGAGGCCCAGAGGTAAGAAGGGTCAGCTTTTCAGTGGCGGTATGGGGATGTCTTTGATGATAATGTTCTTGAGGGTTGGTCTTAATGCTAGTGTTATTGAACATGTGGGTTTGCTTGGGTCTCTCCCATATTGAAAGTTCTCAAGCTGccttcatttgcttttgtttgctttgcctgTGGTTACTTAGATGTTAGATACTGGTTTTCCCATCAGTAGGCACAGCTGGATGTGATGCAGCTCTTGCAGTGCTAATGGCAGGGAGAATGGTGTGGATCAGCTTTCCTGGGCTTCTCATGCATTGTCTTTGTATTTCAGGTTGACAGCTGGGCCCTTGGTGTATTGCTTTATACTCTGGTTTATGGAACGATGCCCTTTGATGGCTTCGATCACAAAAATCTCATCAGGCAGATCAGCAGTGGAGAATATCGTGAGCCAACACAGACCTCAGGTATAAAAAAGGAGTGAGGGCAATGTATTGAGCTGACAGGAGTTCAGAATGGAGGGTTTGCCCGGCTCCTTACAACACGTTTTGGTGTCATATTAGaatgatgaagaaaaagaaaatatctcatTCCCCTACTGACTTCATCTGCTCTCAGTTCCCAGCTGGGTACAGCATTTACCAAAAGctcttttgaaatgaaagttttaTAGCAGATAGATTTTATTGCCTTGGGGAAGCTGTAACAGGCTCTTTTAACTACATCTATGACAGTGGAAGGTCTGTTAGCTATTGCAAGTGGAATTGTTCAGACAAGCTGTAAACTAATACAACATAGTGGTACAGATAAGTCCTCTAACTACACTGTGGTGTATCACGAGCAGAGAGATGAATGGTCAGAGCAACGCAGTTTCTTATTCAAGAAGGCAGGCCAAAATCTGAATTAATGCCACTATGTTCTCATTTACTTCTACTTAGAGGAGAACATGTTAAGCAGCCACCTGACAGAAAAGCATCAACTAAGTCCAAGTTGTTGATTATAATGACTCCTTCCAGCCTTAAACATCaatgtatatattatatttaaatgaatatttatcttgtatcatttgttttccatctctttcaattttctgccttcttgctctctttatgaaaatatacctttaaaatatacagaagGCTACACTGTTAAtggaaaaagtaaatacaaaacaatAATGTGTAGATCATTTAAAACATCCCAATTCccctttgttttcctctaaattttgtaattattgGAGTTGATAGGTTGGTGACTTCCTTTAGTAACATGGAACTATTTACTGACTAATATGgtacaaatattaatttatttgataACCCAGTGTACATTTCCCAGGGTGAATCATATTCTTCTGATAAGAAGTagttctgaaatgtattttccaacATTGACTGATGGCCAAAGCATTGCCCCCTTTCACTTCTTCTGTACTAAGAAGCATTATTTTTGCTCATCTGATTAACTTCacacttccatttttaaactaGGAAAACCAAGAGTGCCCATATTCTAAATACTTCATATTCCATTCTTTGTCTATAGATGCTCGTGGTCTTATCAGATGGATGCTGATGGTGAACCCTGAACGCCGAGCAACCATTGAAGACATTGCCAACCACTGGTGGGTTAACTGGGGCTACAAGAGTAGTGTTTGTGACTGTGACGCCATGAGGGACTCCGAGTCCCCATTGCTGGCAAGGTTCATTGATTGGCATCACCGATCTACTGGCCTCCAACCAGAGACTGATACCAAAATGAAGTGCCTTTCTAAGCCCAAAGGTCCTGAAGTCACACTAGAGAGACAAAGGTCTctgaaaaaatcaaaaaaggaaaatgacattGCACAGTCCATCCAGGAAGGAGGAGCTGAAAATGCATCCAAACCCACCTCCAAGAGACCCAAAGGCATCCTGAAGAAAAGGAGCAACAGTGAACATCGATCTCACAGTGCAGGTTTCATTGAAGGAGTGGTCAGCCCAGTGTTACCCTCTGCTTTTAAGCTAGAGCAAGAGCTGTGTAGGACTGGCGTAGCCATTAAAAGTGTTGTGGAGGGAGAGGTAGCAGGCAAATATGGCACTAAGCAGTCTTCACTAATGCCAAAAAAAGGAATCCTAAAGAAGACTCAGCAGAGGGAGTCTGGCTATTACTCATCTCCAGAACGAAGTGAATCTTCTGAACTCTTGGACAATAATGATGAGACAGTAAACAGTGACACTTCTCCAGGGGTCACAGAGCCATCCAGAAATGGGTCTTACAGCCATTCCTGCAGGCGTAAGGGCATCTTGAAACATAACAGCAAGTATTCTACCAGCAGTACTGAATCTGCTTTGATTAGCCCTGACACACCAACGCTGGAGGCCATGGAAGAAGTGGTCCTGCCAGGGGATGCATTACCTCGAAGTTACAGTCGCCCTTCCAGCGTGATTAGTGATGACAGTATTTTGTCCAGTGAC of the Grus americana isolate bGruAme1 chromosome 1, bGruAme1.mat, whole genome shotgun sequence genome contains:
- the NUAK1 gene encoding NUAK family SNF1-like kinase 1, encoding MEGAEAAARGSSSPAQPCCSSCGSGPAGSGEAAAAAAAAAAAAAAAAAAMEEPLGEAPSPEVTAARKQQGVKRHHHKHNLKHRYELQETLGKGTYGKVKRAIERFSGRVVAIKSIRKDKIKDEQDMVHIRREIEIMSSLSHPHIITIYEVFENKDKIVIIMEYASKGELYDYISERRRLSERETRHFFRQIVSAVHYCHKNGVVHRDLKLENILLDDNFNIKIADFGLSNLYHKDKFLQTFCGSPLYASPEIVNGRPYRGPEVDSWALGVLLYTLVYGTMPFDGFDHKNLIRQISSGEYREPTQTSDARGLIRWMLMVNPERRATIEDIANHWWVNWGYKSSVCDCDAMRDSESPLLARFIDWHHRSTGLQPETDTKMKCLSKPKGPEVTLERQRSLKKSKKENDIAQSIQEGGAENASKPTSKRPKGILKKRSNSEHRSHSAGFIEGVVSPVLPSAFKLEQELCRTGVAIKSVVEGEVAGKYGTKQSSLMPKKGILKKTQQRESGYYSSPERSESSELLDNNDETVNSDTSPGVTEPSRNGSYSHSCRRKGILKHNSKYSTSSTESALISPDTPTLEAMEEVVLPGDALPRSYSRPSSVISDDSILSSDSFDLLDLQENRPNRQTIRSCVSAENFLQIQDFEGLQNRPRPQYLKRYRNRLGDSSFSLLTDMDDVTQVYKKALEICNKLN